Genomic DNA from Jonesia denitrificans DSM 20603:
TAGCAACAGTTTCCAAGGTCCTCAACGGTAAAGCTGACGTCTCCCCTGCCACAAAAGCACACGTCGAGTCCATCATCACCGCCCGCAACTACCGCAGGCGCGCCCCCAAAACCAACAGGTCCTCACTCATCGAACTGGTCTTCCACGAGTTCGACACCGCCTGGTCCATGGAACTCGTCGCCGCCGTAGAACGACGCGCCGCCGAAGACAACATCAACGTTGTCATCTCCAGACTCGACACTGACAGCCGTCCACCCAGCCAACTCATCGACGCGATCTGGAACGCAACCCCCTGGGAGTTCTGCTCGTCATGACGTCAGTAGATGACGCCCAAATCGCCCAGTTCGACTCTCGTTCCATTCCCGTCGTCGCCATCGACGCGTTCGGTGACCAACCCGACCGGATCCCCACCGTCGGATCCAACAACTGGAGCGGCGCATTCTCAGCAACAAAACACCTCATCGACCTCGGCCACACCCGCATCGGCATGATCTCCGGGCCCATCCGTTACCTCAACTCACGGGCCCGAGTCGACGGGTACCGATCAGCCCTAGAATCCTGCGGCCTCGACATTGACCGCAGTCTCATCCGCTACGGTGACTTCTTCTTCACCGGAGGCGCCCTGCACGCCCGAGACCTCCTCACCCGCGACAACCGCCCCACCGCGATCTTCGCCGGCTCCGACCTCCAAGCAATCGGAGTGTACCGAACCGCCCAAGAACTCGGCATCCGCATCCCCGACGACCTGTCCGTCGTCGGCTACGACGGTGTCCAACTCACCGAATGGTTATCACCACCACTGACCACCATTGACCAATCCCTCAACCTCATGGGCGAGACAGCCACAGACATGCTCCTCACCCTCGCCGAAGGCGGCACCGTGCGGGTGCCCCACCTCGACCTCTCCACCGAACTCATCGTGCGCGGCTCCACCGCACCACCACCCGCACCATAACCACACCACCCCCAGCCAACCCGCCCCGCGCATCGACCATCAATCCGCCCCGCTGAGGACTGAACATGCCCACCACCGCCACGATCCGCACCTTCTGGGATGACCAACTCGCCCACCTGCCCACACCCACCGTGTCCGCCACCCCCGTACACGGACTCACCGACACCGTCAGTATTGACGACGTCACCTTCACCGGCGCCCACGGCGACCCCATCCGCGGGTGGTTCACCCACCCCACCAACTCCCCCACCAGAGGTGTAGTCGTCGAATACCTCGGGTACGGGCGCGGACGCGGCAAACCCTTTGAACGGTTGTGGTGGGCCGCAGCCGGGTTCGCCCACCTCCTCATGGACACCCGCGGCCAAGGCAGCCAATACGGAACCGGCGGCGACACACCTGACCCACACGGCTCCAGTCCACACGTCCCCGGGTTCCTCACCCAAGGAGCCGACGCACCCAAAAACCTGTACTACGTGCGCCTCATCCTCGACGCAGTCGCCGCCGTCAGCGCAGCCGAAAAACTCTCCGGACACAACCGTCACCACGTGTTTTTGTCTGGGAACTCCCAAGGAGCCGGGATCGCATTGGCGGTGTCTGGTCTCCTGCCCGGACTCGGTGGCGTCATGGCCAACGTCCCGCTGCTATGCGACATTGAACAATCAGTTGAATCCGCAAGCGACGGCCCCTACCTCGAAGCCCGCACCTACGCCGCCACCCACCGCGAGCGCGTGGATGCGTTGTTTGACACTCTCGCACATATTGATGTGGTCAACCTCGTGCCCCGGTCGACCACACCAGCGCTTGTGTCCTACGGGTTGGCGGACACGTTATGCCCGGTTGCTGGAGTGCGCGCCATGGTCGATGCGTATGGTTCTGACACGGGGCATGACGTCCCCGTTGAGGTGGTGGAGTACCGGTTTAACGGTCATGACGGTGGGGACGCCACCCAGTTAGAGAAGCAATTGCGCTGGTTACGGGAGCGGACACGTGCGTAGCCGTTGATGGGTGGTGACGAAACCGGGGATAATCACAGGGTGTCACAGCCGCCATCCCCCTCACGCCGGGCCACCATTTACGATGTGGCACGTGCCGCTGGGGTGTCAGCTGCCACCGTGTCTCGGGCATTTTCCCGCCCCGGGAAGGTGTCCGCGGCGACGGCGGAACAGATTCGCCTAGCGGCAGAGTCGGTGGGGTATCAGGCAGCACCGTCACGCACGGTGTTACCTGGTCGCACGCACCGGCGCGGGATGATCTCTCTTGTGGTGTCCGATATTACCAACCCGGTGTTTTTTGAGTTGATTCGCGGTGCTGAAGAGGAAGCCGCACTCAACGGGTACACACTCCTGCTGGCACATTCACGCGAATCCGGCGACATTGAACGCGAAGCAGTGGAACGTTCCCTCGATATTGTTGATGGTGTCATCCTCACATCCACAAGAATGCCGGGGACAGCAATTCGCGCCATGGCACGACAAACCCCCACCCTCGTGATCAACCGAATCATCAGTGGCGTCCCTAACCTTTTTGTTGACCACGTCAGTGGGACCCGCCACGTTGTCGACCACCTTGCCGCCCTTGGTCACACAGACATCCTCTACTTAGCAGGGCCAGACGCGTCCTGGGCAAGCGGTGTGCGGTGGCAAACCATCAAAGAACACGGCGCCACCCGTGGCATGCGTGCCACCGCCCTCGCGTCGGTTGCCCCCACGATGGATGGTGGAGCGGCCCTCACCGACGCGATCCTCAGCACACGTGCCACCGCCATCATCGGGTTCAACGACATGCTCGCGCTCGGTGCCATGAAAGCGATGCGCCACCACGGGGTGCGCATCCCCAAGGACCGTTCCTTTGTGGGGTTTGACAACTCCACCGGCTCTGACCTTGTCGAACCAGGGCTCACCTCCGTAGCCGCCCCACAACACACGTTAGGTGCAACTGCTGTGCGCACTCTCCTCGCGATGCTCCGTGACCACGGCCCCACCCCACACCATTCCGTACGCCTCCCCACCCGCCTCGTGATCCGCGGATCCACAGGACCGGCCGCACAGTAACCACGTCACCCCACCGCGCATCGGCAAGTTTCGGTGCATGCAACTTTGTGCAACAAATTGCCCCTGCAAGGTGACCTGCCTCACGATCATGGCATGTCACCGTCGATGCAGCTCCACCCAGACCGGCTCTTCCCCGCAGACACCGCAGTCCGCGACATTGCCCGTCACCTCCACGCCAGCATCGAACACCTCCCCATCATCTCCCCCCACGGGCACGTCGACGCCACCCTGCTCGCCAACAACACCCCCTTCCCCGACCCCACCGCACTCCTCATCAGCCCCGACCACTACGTCACCCGGCTCCTCCACGCCAACCGCATCCCCCTCGACCACCTCAGAGTCGGCGGCACCACAACCGTCACCCCAGAAGAAACCTGGCGCACCTTGTGCGCCAACTGGCACCTCTTCGACGGCACCGCATCCGGATACTGGCTCACCCACGAACTCATCACCGTCTTCGGTATCACCGACACCCCCAACGCCGCCAACGCCGACGACATCTACACCACCATCACCACCGTCATCAACACCCCCCAATTCCGGCCCCGAGCCCTCATGGACACCTTCACCATTGAAGTACTCGCCACCACCGACGACCCCCTCGACACCCTCGAAGCCCACGACACCCTCGCCAACGACCCAACCTTCACCCCCCGCGTCATCCCCACCTTCCGCCCCGACGCATACACCAAATTCTGGCACCCCACCTTCCCCGAACTCGCCACCCGACTCATCGACGAAGCCGGCGACGGACACACCGGATACGACGGATACCTCAACGCCATCGCCGCACGCCGCCACTACTTCCGCGAACACGGTGCCGTCTCCTCCGACCACGGCACCCACACCCCCGCAACCCTGCGACTCGACCGCGACGAAGCAGCCCGACTCTTCACCAAAGGCATCAACCGCACCGCCACCCGCGACGAAGCCTACGCATTCGAAGCACACATGCTCTACCAACAAGCACTCATGTCCCTCGACGACCAACTCGTCATGACCCTGCACCCCGGCGTCCACCGCAACACCCACCGCACCACCCTCAACACCTACGGCCCCGACACCGGACACGACATCCCCTTCGCCGTCGACTACGCCACCAACCTCGCCCCACTCCTCAACGCAGTCGGCACCCACCCCGACTTCCAACTCATCTTGTTCACCATCGACGAAACCACCTACTCCCGTGAAATCGCCCCGCTCGCCGGGTTCTACCCCAGCATCTACATTGGCGCCCCCTGGTGGTTCCTCGACGCCCCTGACGCCATGGCCCGCTTCCGCGCCGCCACCACCGAAACAGCAGGATTCTCTCGCTCCGCCGGGTTCATCGACGACACCCGCGCCTTCTGCTCCATCCCCGCACGGCACGACGCCGCACGCCGAACCGACGCAGCCTACCTAGCACGGCTCGTCGCAGAACACCGCATCACCGAAACCCGCGCCCACGAGATCATCGTTGACCTCGTCGACGCCGCACCACGACGGGCCTTCACACTATGATCGACACACTGCCACGCACCCCACTACGCCGCGACACCACCGGCCTCACCGCCCAACGCGACCCGCGCATCGTCCATATCGGACTCGGTGCATTCCACCGCGCCCACCAAGCCTGGTACACCCAACACGCCAACGACAACTGGGGCATCATCGCCTTCACCGGGCGCAGCCCCCACGCCGCAACCCAACTCACCCAACAAGACGGCATCTACACGCTCGTCACCCGCTCCGCCCAAGGCGACACCCACGAAATCATCGACACCATCACCGCCGCCCACGACGGCAACGACCTCACCACCCTCACCGCCCACATCGCAGCCGCCACCACCGCCATCATCACCCTGACCATCACCGAAGCCGGCTACCACTGCATCATGGGCACCACCCCACCCACACTCAACCTCAACGACCCCCACATCGACACCGACATCACCACCCTGCGCACCCTCATCGGCGACGGGCACACCGCCCTCACTACCCACGAACGACGCACCCTCACCCTCACCACCGTCCCCGCACGCATCGTCCTCGGTCTCGCCGCACGAAGAGACGCCGACGCATGGCCGCTGGCCATCATGTCCTGCGACAACCTCCCTCACAACGGCGCAGTCACCCGCGCCGCAATCACCACCATCGCCCACCACGTCGACCCCACGCTGGCACAATGGATCACCGACCACGTGTCCTTTGTCGACTCCTCCATTGACCGCATCACCCCCCGCACCACCGACACCGACAAACGCACCGTCGCCCACGACACTGGCTACCTCGATCACACGCCCGTCATCACCGAACCGTTCTCCTCCTGGGTCATCTCCGGCGACTTCCCCGCCGGCCGTCCCGCCTGGGAAAACGCAGGCGCCCAATTCGTCACCGACATCAACCCCTACGAACGCCGCAAACTATGGCTCCTCAACGGAGCACACTCCCTGATGGCCTACGCCGGTCAACTGCGCGGCCACACCACCGTCTCCGACGCCATGCTCGACCCCGAAGTCACCACGTGGATCAACGAATTTTGGGACGAAGCCGCCCGCCACCTCACCGAACCCGACCTGGACATCCCCGCCTACCGGGTTGCCCTCACCCAACGATTCACCAACCCCCGCATCGCCCACCCACTCGCCCACATCGCCCATGACGGTTCACTGAAACTCGCCGCCCGAGCGGTCCCCGTCTACCAGGCAGAACACGCCGCGGGACGCTCCGGGACCGCTTCTCTGCGGCTCCTCGCCGCGTGGTGTGACCACCTCGTCATCCAACACCGCAACGTCATCCCCATCCACGACCCCAACGCTGACGCCCTCACCCACATCATCACCGCACACGCCAACACGCCACGCGAGCTGGCCACCACCCAAGCGCTCATCACCGTCCTCGACCCCGACCTTGCCGCCAACACCACCGCACTCACCGCCATCCACACAATGCGCGGCTCCTTCTAATCACCCGCATCTTCCATGCTCCGTGGCCCCACCGGTCGCGGCGCACGCTTCAACCACACACCGCACCCACACCACGCGGTAGCGCCGCTACCGCTATCTCCGCACGCCCTTGATGAAAGGACTGACGATGCGCATCGTTCAGGCAGAAGTACTTGTCACCAGCCCCTCCCGCAACTTTGTCACCCTGCGTCTCACCACCGACGATGGGGTCACCGGGCTGGGAGACGCCACCCTCAACGGACGTGAACTGGCCGTCGCCTCCTATCTCAGCGACCACGTCGCCCCGCTCCTCATCGACCGCGACCCCCACCGCATCGAAGACACCTGGCAGTTCCTGTACCGCTCCGCCTACTGGCGCCGCGGCCCCGTCACCATGGCCGCCATCGCGGCAGTCGACATGGCACTGTGGGACATCAAAGGGAAAATCGCTGGTCTTCCCATCTACCAACTCCTCGGTGGCGCCTCCCGTACTGGGTTACGCGCCTACGGGCACGCGTCCGGCACAGACATCCCCTCACTTTTTGACTCCATCCGTCACCACCTGGACCTCGGATACCAGTCGATCCGTGTGCAAACATCAATCCCCGGTATTAAAGCCGTTTACGGGGTGGCCTCCCAAAAACAATCCTCAGGACAACGCTACGACTACGAACCAGCTGGTCGTGGAGCTTACCCGCAGGAGGAGGACTGGGACACTCGCGCCTACCTGCGCCACCTACCCACCGTGTTTGAAGCAGTGCGCAACGAGTTCGGTCCGGAACTCCCACTCCTGCACGACGGTCACCACCGGATGACCCCGATTCAAGCCGCGAAACTCGGCCAGGCTCTCGAACCCTACGACTTGTACTGGTTGGAGGACTGCACACCGGCCGAAAACCAAGAGGCTCTCCGTCTCGTTCGCCAACACACCACGACCCCGTTGGCTATCGGTGAGGTGTTCAATACGGTGTACGACTTCCAGACGCTGATCAAGGAACAACTCATTGATTATGTGCGTGCAGCCTCCACCCATTTCGGGGGGATCTCCCCCTTAAAAAAAGTCATGGATTACGCCGCCCAATACCAGATCAAGTCAGGGTTTCATGGCCCTACCGATATCTCACCGGTCGGGTTCGCCGCGCAACTTCATGTGGGACTTGCCATCCACAACTACGGGATCCAGGAGTTCATGGGCCAATCTGACGCCACCAACACTGTGTTCGAACAACATATGACGTTCACCGATGGATACCTTCACCCCGGTGACGCACCTGGGCTCGGCGTGCACTACAACGACGATGCCGCACAGCATTACCCTTACCAACAGGCGTATCTTCCCTTTAACCGGCTCGCCGACGGGACCGTCCACGACTGGTAAACGTGGGGAGTGCGTGACCGACAGTGACACGGTTCGATCAGTGGCTCAGTAACGTGTTCGTGTCCACAATCGTTCGTGCAAAGACGATACCGTTGACATCAGCAGTGTCTGACAATGACGAGGAGAAATATGTCGTCTTCATGGATCCCAGCATCACCACAACACATTGTTGTGATGGGGGTTTCTGGGTGCGGCAAGACGTCCGTGGGAAGTGCCCTTGCGCAGCGCCTTGGGTGTGAGTTCCTTGATGGGGATACACTGCACTCTGCGGAGAATATTGCGAAGATGACGGCAGGGACTCCCCTCACCGATGAGGACCGTTTCCCCTGGTTGCGTGCTGTGGGACGTGAACTCGGTGACTGTCACGCGTCAGGGCACTCCCTTGTTGTGGGGTGCAGTGCGTTACGACGCTCCTACCGTGATCTTGTCCGTGAGCAGGCGCCTGGCACCGTGTTTTTCCACCTGCATGGTGATATCGAGGTGCTCACTGAACGGCTACGACTCCGTTCCGGGCATTTCATGCCCGCAACGCTCCTTGCTTCACAACTCGACGTACTGGAGCCGTTGGAGGGTGACGAGCAAGGAACCGTGCTGGATGTGGGTTTGAGTATTACTGAGATTGTTGATGCGGCTGTGGAATGGTTGAGCCACACTCGGTGACTAGTGTTTGGGGTGTTGTGGGTATGGGAAAAGGGTGGGGTACTGGCAAGGTTTCCTTGCGAGTACCCCACCCTTTTTGTGGTGGTGTTGCGGTCGTGTCCTACTCTCCCACACCCTGTCGGGTGCAGTACCATCGGCGCTGGTAGGCTTAGCTTCCGGGTTCGGGATGGGACCGGGCGTTTCCCTGCCGCTATGACGACCGCGAGTTGTGTGGGCCACTGAACCGTGTGTGGTGTGGTGGTTTGTGGTTTGTGGGTGGTGAACCGGGTAGTGGACGTGGTGTGCAGGTGTGTTTGTGTGGTGTGTTAGTGGTTGGCGTATTAGTACCGGTCAGCTCCGCGCATTACTGCGTGTCCACGTCCGGCCTATCAACCCACTGGTCTGGTGGGTGCCTTCACAACCAAGTGGTTGTTGGAAACGTTATCTTGAAGCAGGCTTCCCGCTTAGATGCTTTCAGCGGTTATCCCTTCCGAACGTAGCTAACCAGCCGTGCACCTGGCGGTACAACTGGCACACCAGAGGTTCGTCCGTCCCGGTCCTCTCGTACTAGGGACAGGTCTTCTCACGTTTCCTGCGCGCGCAGCGGATAGGGACCGAACTGTCTCACGACGTTCTAAACCCAGCTCGCGTACCGCTTTAATGGGCGAACAGCCCAACCCTTGGGACCTACTCCAGCCCCAGGATGCGACGAGCCGACATCGAGGTGCCAAACCATGCCGTCGATATGGACTCTTGGGCAAGATCAGCCTGTTATCCCCGGGGTACCTTTTATCCGTTGAGCGACCACGCTTCCACAAGCCATGGCCGGATCACTAGTTCCGACTTTCGTCCCTGCTTGACCTGTCAGTCTCGCAGTCAAGCTCCCTTGTGCACTTACACTCGCCACCTGATTGCCAACCAGGTTGAGGGAACCTTTGAGCGCCTCCGTTACTCTTTAGGAGGCAACCGCCCCAGTTAAACTACCCACCAGGCACTGTCCCTGGACCCGATCAGGGTCCGAGGTTAAGGTATCCGATTCAATCAGAGTGGTATTTCAACGTTGACTCCACCCACGCTGGCGCGCGGGTTTCCTAGTCTCCCACCTATCCTACACAAACTGAAGCGAACACCAATACCAAGCTATAGTAAAGGTCCCGGGGTCTTTCCGTCCTGCTGCGCGTAACGAGCATCTTTACTCGTAATGCAATTTCGCCGAGTTCATGGTTGAGACAGCAGAGAAGTCGTTACGCCATTCGTGCAGGTCGGAACTTACCCGACAAGGAATTTCGCTACCTTAGGATGGTTATAGTTACCACCGCCGTTTACTGGGGCTTAAATTCTCAGCGTCACCACCAAAGGTGGTTAACCGATCCTCTTAACCTTCCAGCACCGGGCAGGCGTCAGTCCGTATACATCGACTTACGTCTTCGCACGGACCTGTGTTTTTAGTAAACAGTCGCTTCTCTCTGGTCTCTGCGGCCTACACCCGCTTACACCAACCGCACGGGCTGGCAACGGGGCAGGCCCCCCTTCTCCCGAAGTTACGGGGGCATTTTGCCGAGTTCCTTAACCATGATTCTCTCGTCGCCTTAGTATTCTCTACCTGATCACCTGTGTCGGTTTCGGGTACGGGCGGCTAACACCTCGCGTCGAGGTTTTTCTAGGCAGCAGAGGATCACCAACTTAACCCCATCAACTCTCACACCTTCATGGGTACCGGATTTACCTAATACCCGTGCTACAGTCTTGGCCGTCGTCAACCATCGCGACGGTTTGGCTACCTTCCTGCGTCACCCCTGTTAATACGCTCACGCCACCACACTCACGTCCCAGCACAACGCACCAACACCATAGAACCCCCACAAGGGGAATCCCACAGCATCAATGCCCGTGGTGCAACGATCATTATGGTTTTGTGTTGGGCGGTGCTTCGCCGGTACGGGAATATCAACCCGTTATCCATCGACTACGCCTGTCGGCCTCGCCTTAGGTCCCGACTAACCCAGGGCAGATAAGCTTGACCCTGGAACCCTTGATCATTCGGCGGACGGGTTTCTCACCCGCCTTTCGCTACTCATGCCTGCATTCTCACTCGTGTAGTCTCCACCACTCGGTCACCCGGCAGCTTCACCATCTACACGACGCTCCCCTACCCACAACACCCACAAAGGGATGTCATGCCACAGCTTCGGCGGTGTACTTGAGCCCCGCTACATTGTCGGCGCGCGATCACTTGACCAGTGAGCTATTACGCACTCTTTCAAGGGTGGCTGCTTCTAAGCCAACCTCCTGGTTGTCTGGGCAATCACACATCCTTTCCCACTTAGCACACGCTTAGGGGCCTTAGCTGGTGGTCTGGGCTGTTTCCCTCTCGACTACGAAGCTTATCCCCCGCAGTCTCACTCCTACGCTTACACTTACCGGCATTCGGAGTTTGGCTAACGTCAGTAACCCGGTGGGGCCCATCGGCTATCCAGTAGCTCTACCTCCGGCAAGCAACACGTAAGGCTGCACCTAAATGCATTTCGGGGAGAACCAGCTATCACGAAGTTTGATTGGCCTTTCACCCCTACCCACAGGTCATCCCCCCAGTTTTCAACCTAGGTGGGTTCGGTCCTCCACACGGTCTTACCCGCGCTTCAACCTGCCCATGGGTAGATCACTTCGCTTCGGGTCTAGACCCAGCGACTAAAAACGCCCTATTCAGACTCGCTTTCGCTACGGCTACCCTCCAACAGGTTAACCTCGCCACTGAGCACTAACTCGCAGGCTCATTCTTCAAAAGGCACGCCGTCACCCCAACCAAGGAGGCTCCGACGGATTGTAAGCACATGGTTTCAGGTACTATTTCACTGCCCTCCCGGGCTACTTTTCACCATTCCCTCACGGTACTATCCGCTATCGGTCATCAGGGAGTATTTAGGCTTAGCAAGTGGTCTTGCCAGATTCACACGAGATTCCTCGAGCCCCGTGCTACTTGGGAACACTTCACACAAAGGCCACCATGTTTCAGTTACGGGGGTCTCACCCTCTACGCCGCTGTTTCCCACCAGCTTCACCTACACAATGACTTTCTCACTTTGCAACTAGCCGGCAGACTAGAAACGAAAGGTCCCACAACCCCGATACGCGCAACCCCTGCCGGGTATCACACACGCACGGTTTAGCCTCATCCGCTTTCTCTCGCCAATACTCACGGAATATCTCTTCCTGTCGGTACTAAGATGTTTCACTTCCCGACGTTCCCACCCATCGTCCTATACATTCAAACGACGGCACCTGAACATAACTCCAGGTAGGTTTCCCCATTCGGACACCCTCGGATCACAGCTTGTTTGCCAACTCCCCGAGGCTTAACGCAGGCTACCACGTCCTTCATCGGCTCCTGATGCCAAGGCATCCACCATGTGCTCTAAAACACTAACAACAACAAAAAAACATTACAGACACACAAAGATGCATCATCACGTCCACTATCCAGTTCACAACCAACAAACCCACCCCACACAGCCACACCACAAAGCGCAACCACACAAGGCAGACAACCAACCACAAACCAACCCCCACCTCACCACAATCACATCAAACAACATGACATGAAGCCAGGCAAAGCAGGGAACAACCAGGTTTGCGACCCGATAACCCAACAGTGTGTCTCATAGCCATCACAAAAATGTTTGCTTTCCACAACCACAAACCCCCGTGCCCAGCCCCCTTCACAACAAAGGGAACCCATCACACAAAAAAAGGGGAACGTGTTACTCCTTAGAAAGGAGGTGATCCAGCCGCACCTTCCGGTACGGCTACCTTGTTACGACTTAGTCCCAATCGCCAGTCCCACCTTCGACAACTCCCTCCCCAAAAGGGGTTAGGCCGCCGGCTTCGGGTGTTACCAACTTTCGTGACTTGACGGGCGGTGTGTACAAGGCCCGGGAACGTATTCACCGCAGCGTTGCTGATCTGCGATTACTAGCGACTCCGACTTCATGGGGTCGAGTTGCAGACCCCAATCCGAACTGAGACCGGCTTTTAGGGATTCGCTCCACCTCACAGTATCGCAACCCATTGTACCGGCCATTGTAGCATGCGTGAAGCCCAAGACATAAGGGGCATGATGATTTGACGTCGTCCCCACCTTCCTCCGAGTTGACCCCGGCAGTCTCCCATGAGTCCCCACCATTACGTGCTGGCAACATAGAACAAGGGTTGCGCTCGTTGCGGGACTTAACCCAACATCTCACGACACGAGCTGACGACAACCATGCACCACCTGTACACCAGTCCAAAGGAAAACCCCATCTCTGGAGCGATCTAGCGTATGTCAAGCCTTGGTAAGGTTCTTCGCGTTGCATCGAATTAATCCGCATGCTCCGCCGCTTGTGCGGGCCCCCGTCAATTCCTTTGAGTTTTAGCCTTGCGGCCGTACTCCCCAGGCGGGGCACTTAATGCGTTAGCTACGGTACAGGAATCGTGGAACAATCCCCACACCTAGTGCCCAACGTTTACGGCATGGACTACCAGGGTATCTAATCCTGTTCGCTCCCCATGCTTTCGCTCCTCAGCGTCAGTAACGGCCCAGTGACCTGCCTTCGCCATCGGTGTTCCTCCTGATATCTGCGCATTCCACCGCTACACCAGGAATTCCAGTCACCCCTACCGCACTCCAGCCTGCCCGTACCCACCGCAAGCCCGACGTTAAGCATCGGGATTTCACGACAGACGCGACAAACCGCCTACGAGCTCTTTACGCCCAATAATTCCGGACAACGCTTGCGCCCTACGTATTACCGCGGCTGCTGGCACGTAGTTAGCCGGCGCTTCTTCTGCAAGTACCCTCAACCACAACAACAATCATGGCCTTGTTCCTTACTGAAAGGGGTTT
This window encodes:
- a CDS encoding gluconokinase; the protein is MSSSWIPASPQHIVVMGVSGCGKTSVGSALAQRLGCEFLDGDTLHSAENIAKMTAGTPLTDEDRFPWLRAVGRELGDCHASGHSLVVGCSALRRSYRDLVREQAPGTVFFHLHGDIEVLTERLRLRSGHFMPATLLASQLDVLEPLEGDEQGTVLDVGLSITEIVDAAVEWLSHTR
- a CDS encoding LacI family DNA-binding transcriptional regulator; translation: MSQPPSPSRRATIYDVARAAGVSAATVSRAFSRPGKVSAATAEQIRLAAESVGYQAAPSRTVLPGRTHRRGMISLVVSDITNPVFFELIRGAEEEAALNGYTLLLAHSRESGDIEREAVERSLDIVDGVILTSTRMPGTAIRAMARQTPTLVINRIISGVPNLFVDHVSGTRHVVDHLAALGHTDILYLAGPDASWASGVRWQTIKEHGATRGMRATALASVAPTMDGGAALTDAILSTRATAIIGFNDMLALGAMKAMRHHGVRIPKDRSFVGFDNSTGSDLVEPGLTSVAAPQHTLGATAVRTLLAMLRDHGPTPHHSVRLPTRLVIRGSTGPAAQ
- a CDS encoding mannitol dehydrogenase family protein, with protein sequence MIDTLPRTPLRRDTTGLTAQRDPRIVHIGLGAFHRAHQAWYTQHANDNWGIIAFTGRSPHAATQLTQQDGIYTLVTRSAQGDTHEIIDTITAAHDGNDLTTLTAHIAAATTAIITLTITEAGYHCIMGTTPPTLNLNDPHIDTDITTLRTLIGDGHTALTTHERRTLTLTTVPARIVLGLAARRDADAWPLAIMSCDNLPHNGAVTRAAITTIAHHVDPTLAQWITDHVSFVDSSIDRITPRTTDTDKRTVAHDTGYLDHTPVITEPFSSWVISGDFPAGRPAWENAGAQFVTDINPYERRKLWLLNGAHSLMAYAGQLRGHTTVSDAMLDPEVTTWINEFWDEAARHLTEPDLDIPAYRVALTQRFTNPRIAHPLAHIAHDGSLKLAARAVPVYQAEHAAGRSGTASLRLLAAWCDHLVIQHRNVIPIHDPNADALTHIITAHANTPRELATTQALITVLDPDLAANTTALTAIHTMRGSF
- the uxaC gene encoding glucuronate isomerase produces the protein MSPSMQLHPDRLFPADTAVRDIARHLHASIEHLPIISPHGHVDATLLANNTPFPDPTALLISPDHYVTRLLHANRIPLDHLRVGGTTTVTPEETWRTLCANWHLFDGTASGYWLTHELITVFGITDTPNAANADDIYTTITTVINTPQFRPRALMDTFTIEVLATTDDPLDTLEAHDTLANDPTFTPRVIPTFRPDAYTKFWHPTFPELATRLIDEAGDGHTGYDGYLNAIAARRHYFREHGAVSSDHGTHTPATLRLDRDEAARLFTKGINRTATRDEAYAFEAHMLYQQALMSLDDQLVMTLHPGVHRNTHRTTLNTYGPDTGHDIPFAVDYATNLAPLLNAVGTHPDFQLILFTIDETTYSREIAPLAGFYPSIYIGAPWWFLDAPDAMARFRAATTETAGFSRSAGFIDDTRAFCSIPARHDAARRTDAAYLARLVAEHRITETRAHEIIVDLVDAAPRRAFTL
- a CDS encoding LacI family DNA-binding transcriptional regulator; this encodes MDTTTTSPTAGPPDKAVTIASIAREAGVSVATVSKVLNGKADVSPATKAHVESIITARNYRRRAPKTNRSSLIELVFHEFDTAWSMELVAAVERRAAEDNINVVISRLDTDSRPPSQLIDAIWNATPWEFCSS
- a CDS encoding substrate-binding domain-containing protein translates to MTSVDDAQIAQFDSRSIPVVAIDAFGDQPDRIPTVGSNNWSGAFSATKHLIDLGHTRIGMISGPIRYLNSRARVDGYRSALESCGLDIDRSLIRYGDFFFTGGALHARDLLTRDNRPTAIFAGSDLQAIGVYRTAQELGIRIPDDLSVVGYDGVQLTEWLSPPLTTIDQSLNLMGETATDMLLTLAEGGTVRVPHLDLSTELIVRGSTAPPPAP
- the manD gene encoding D-mannonate dehydratase ManD, with protein sequence MRIVQAEVLVTSPSRNFVTLRLTTDDGVTGLGDATLNGRELAVASYLSDHVAPLLIDRDPHRIEDTWQFLYRSAYWRRGPVTMAAIAAVDMALWDIKGKIAGLPIYQLLGGASRTGLRAYGHASGTDIPSLFDSIRHHLDLGYQSIRVQTSIPGIKAVYGVASQKQSSGQRYDYEPAGRGAYPQEEDWDTRAYLRHLPTVFEAVRNEFGPELPLLHDGHHRMTPIQAAKLGQALEPYDLYWLEDCTPAENQEALRLVRQHTTTPLAIGEVFNTVYDFQTLIKEQLIDYVRAASTHFGGISPLKKVMDYAAQYQIKSGFHGPTDISPVGFAAQLHVGLAIHNYGIQEFMGQSDATNTVFEQHMTFTDGYLHPGDAPGLGVHYNDDAAQHYPYQQAYLPFNRLADGTVHDW
- a CDS encoding acetylxylan esterase, which translates into the protein MPTTATIRTFWDDQLAHLPTPTVSATPVHGLTDTVSIDDVTFTGAHGDPIRGWFTHPTNSPTRGVVVEYLGYGRGRGKPFERLWWAAAGFAHLLMDTRGQGSQYGTGGDTPDPHGSSPHVPGFLTQGADAPKNLYYVRLILDAVAAVSAAEKLSGHNRHHVFLSGNSQGAGIALAVSGLLPGLGGVMANVPLLCDIEQSVESASDGPYLEARTYAATHRERVDALFDTLAHIDVVNLVPRSTTPALVSYGLADTLCPVAGVRAMVDAYGSDTGHDVPVEVVEYRFNGHDGGDATQLEKQLRWLRERTRA